One Ciona intestinalis unplaced genomic scaffold, KH HT000630.1, whole genome shotgun sequence genomic window, GGCATGGGATCCGACAACTTGGCTGCAGGCCAAGGCCTCGCCCAAGGCGCTCAAGGCGCCGACGCTCTCGTTGCTGGAGGCAAGAAGGGCGGCAAGATGAGCAAGACCGTCTTCCAACCTGGTCAAACCGTACTCGGCGCAGGAGTTGGTGCTGGTTCAGCTTACGATCACGCCTACCCACATGGTTACTTTGGCGGCATGCACGGAGCAGCTGGACACGCGGCAGCCGACTCTGGCATCGTAATCCAAGGTGGCGCTTACGAAACCATCACCATGTCTGACGACGATTCAGCACAAGACGTCGCTTTCGGTTCCAAGGCCGATCAGCTTGCAGCTATTTTTGGCAAAGCTGCATCTAGTAGTAAGTCAGGGTTATCAGCAAAGCCAAAAGCTTCTAAGGGTGGGTATTCTAAAAATCAGTTCTCACTTGGCGGTTTGACCATTGGAGCAGGCGTGATAGGAGGTGGTCAAAGTATGTTTGATGGCTTTTCTCCGTTCACTGGTTACCCCGGCCAATCCATGTCATCTGGTGTAGCTGACACGGGATTGCTGCTTAGTGGCGATTCCTTTAAATCACTTCTTGCTGACGACTCCTCCTCGTCTTCTGACATTGCTTTAAGATCGAAAAGTTCTTCTGGTGCTATAGAAAGGGCGTTGGGGGGTACCGATAACGCTCTTTCGTTTATTTCTGAAGCCAGCATATGCATTGATGCTTCTGGTCGTGAACGTTGCTTCGGTGATTCCTGGATCGATTTCAGTGACGAATGTAGTTCTTGCACGTGTACCGACGTTGGTAAAATTAGGTAAGCTGTTCGTGTTATCTTACTCGCGttcaattcttttttttgtagttgGCAACTCTGTTTTACGATTCGCTATCTTACCTTTAATATGACTTTTTGAATTTACTTGACATATTATCACAGATGAGGATGATACCTGTGTGGAATCATATAAATTAATCACATTCTTAAATTttagaatgtatttattttataatttcatttctttttgTAGCTGTTCTGTGAAAGAGTGTCCAGCCAAACCCCTTAAAAAAGAAGGTTTCCGTATTGTTGAAAGTTCGAAAGACGCATGCTGCATCAACTACATGCAAGTCCCTACAGAATGTGATACATCATCCTGTCCATATACCGTCCCTACATGTCAAATATATGAAGAACTTGCCACTTACTCACTTGATGACTGCTGTTCAACATACGAGTGCAAGTGTAACCCCTCGTTATGTCCTAAACTTGGCAGTCCACCATGCCCGGTTGGATGTGTCCGAATTGTAATGGATTCCGACGAATGTTGTCCAGTTGGAAAATGTGTCAAGAACGTCGAAACTGACTTGTTTGCTGGAATGGAGAAACATATTAACATGGAGCCACAAGGCCTGTTACACAGTATCCAAACCGAAGACGATAAGGATGCTTCTGTCACTTTAAGCTCCAAGATCGGTTCAGCAGCACAAGGATCAGCAGCTTCTGGAGCAAACTCTCTTAGTGCCCTAAAGATAATTACAGAAGCTGCCATGTGTATCGACTACCAAGGAAAAGAAAGAAACTATGGTGACACATGGTTTCAGCATTCTGAAACTTGTCAACTCTGCTCATGTGCCGACAACGCTGATGTGAGGTAAGAAGTCTAGAAAcgtaaatatttgttactaAAAAGGAGTGACAGTACATGattaaatcaaatatattcctaaaagtaatttacatttaaacatacTTTAGTGTTTAAATAGTCTTCATGATTGTGGAGAGCCACCCGACGTTGGTATAAATAAAcgatattttaactaaaatttaaacgtATATGGAATTGTGTTTTACAGATGTGAGACCAGAAATTGTGACCCATACCCGGTAGCGCCTGAAGGATTCGTTATTGTTGAAGAAAAGGCAGACGAATGCTGTTATAACTACAGAGTGGTTGCGGCAGAGTGCGAAGTATTGAACTGTCCGTACAAAGCAACCATTTGCGAATACTATGAAGACTTGGTGACGTATCCAATAGACGAGTGTTGCTGTACATACGAATGCAAGTGCAACACAGCTAAATGTAGCAAGTTAGGAAATCCTACTTGTCCACACGGAACAGAACGAATGGTAATTGAAGACGACGCATGTTGCCCGGTGGGAAAATGCGTAGAGATAAAGCTGGAAATGGAGGCACAAGCCGACTCCAACGTAGGTTACGCAGCAAATGCAATGACACATAGAATTGAAGAAACAGGGGGTGAAGAGAATGGATTTGGCTTGAATAATTATTTGGAAAATAATGCATTAACACACGTATATGGAGAAAGTACTCAAGGCGCCGATGCTCTCGTTGCTGGAGGCAAGGTGGGCGGCAAGGTGAGCAAGACCGTCTTCCAACCTGGTCAAACCGTACTCGGCGCAGGTGCCGCTGCAGGTGCAGGCCACGAACAAGCCTACCCATACGGATACTTTGGCGGCAAGCACGGAGCAGCTGGACACGCGGCAGCCGACTCTGGCATCGTAATCCAAGGTGGCGCTTACGAAACCATCACCATGTCTGACGACGATTCAGCACAAGACGTCGCTTTCGGTTCCAAGGCCGATCAATTGGCCGCAGGACAAGGCTTGGCGCAAGGAGCAGCTGATTCGGACATCTACGTCGGAGACAAGGACTACGGCGGCGATGTGAGCAAGACCATGTTCGTTCCTGGATCCATTGCACTCGGCGCGGGAGCACTCGGAAAGGCAATGGGACAGGGACATCCTTATGGTGGACCCGGACCATACTACGGAGGCGCGGAAGGTTACGGTGCCGCCAAGCAGGGCATCGTCATCGATGGCGGCTCATTCATCACTGAAACTTACGACGATGGAGCATCGGACGGAGTCGTAAAGGCTGGCATGGGATCCGACAACTTGGCTGCAGGCCAAGGCCTCGCCCAAGGCGCTCAAGGCGCCGACGCTCTCGTTGCTGGAGGCAAGAAGGGCGGCAAGGTGAGCAAGACCGTCTTCCAACCTGGTCAAACCGTACTCGGCGCAGGTGCCGCTGCAGGTGCAGGCCACGAACAAGTCTACCCATACGGATACTTTGGCGGCAAGCACGGAGCAGCTGGACACGCGGCAGCCGACTCTGGCATCGTAATCCAAGGTGGCGCTTACGAAACCATCACCATGTCTGACGACGATTCAGCACAAGACGTCGCTTTCGGTTCCAAGGCCGATCAATTGGCCGCAGGACAAGGCTTGGCGCAAGGAGCAGCTGATTCGGACATCTACGTCGGAGACAAGGACTACGGCGGCGATGTGAGCAAGACCATGTTCGTTCCTGGATCCATTGCACTCGGCGCGGGAGCACTCGGAAAGGTAATGGGACAGGGACATCCTTATGGTGGACCCGGACCATACTACGGAGGCGCGGAAGGTTACGGTGCAGCCAAGCAGGGCATCGTCATCGATGGCGGCTCATTCATCACTGAAACTTACGACGATGGAGCATCGGACGGAGTCGTAAAGGCTGGCATGGGATCCGACTACTTGGCTGCAGGCCAAGGCCTCGCCCAAGGCGCTCAAGGCGCCGACGCTCTCGTTGCTGGAGGCAAGAAGGGCGGCAAGGTGAGCAAGACCGTCTTCCAACCTGGTCAAACCGTACTCGGCGCAGGTGCCGCTGCAGGTGCAGGCCACGAACAAGCCTACCCATACGGATACTTTGGCGGCAAGCACGGAGCAGCTGGACACGCGGCAGCCGACTCTGGCATCGTAATCCAAGGTGGCGCTTACGAAACCATCACCATGTCTGACGACGATTCAGCACAAGACGTCGCTTTCGGTTCCAAGGCCGATCAATTGGCCGCAGGACAAGGCTTGGCGCAAGGAGCAGCTGATTCGGACATCTACGTCGGAGACAAGGACTACGGCGGCGATGTGAGCAAGACCATGTTCGTTCCTGGATCCATTGCACTCGGCGCGGGAGCACTCGGAAAGGCAATGGGACAGGGACATCCTTATGGTGGACCCGGACCATACTACGGAGGCGCGGAAAGTTACGGTGCAGCCAAGCAGGGCATCGTCATCGATGGCGGCTCATTCATCACTGAAACTTACGACGATGGAGCATCGGACGGAGTCGTAAAGGCTGGCATGGGATCCGACAACTTGGCTGCAGGCCAAGGCCTCGCCCAAGGCGCTCCAGGCGCCGACGCTCTCGTTNNNNNNNNNNNNNNNNNNNNNNNNNNNNNNNNNNNNNNNNNNNNNNNNNNAGCACGGAGCAGCTGGACACGCGGCAGCCGACTCTGGCATCGTAATCCAAGGTGGCGCTTACGAAACCATCACCATGTCTGACGACGATTCAGCACAAGACGTCGCTTTCGGTTCCAAGGCCGATCAATTGGCCGCAGGACAAGGCTTGGCGCAAGGAGCAGCTGATTCGGACATCTACGTCGGAGACAAGGACTACGGCGGCGATGTGAGCAAGACCATGTTCGTTCCTGGATCCATTGCACTCGGCGCGGGAGCACTCGGAAAGGCAATGGGACAGGGACATCCTTATGGTGGACCCGGACCATACTACGGAGGCGCGGAAAGTTACGGTGCAGCCAAGCAGGGCATCGTCATCGATGGCGGCTCATTCATCACTGAAACTTACGACGATGGAGCATCGGACGGAGTCGTAAAGGCTGGCATGGGATCCGACAACTTGGCTGCAGGCCAAGGCCTCGCCCAAGGCGCTCAAGGCGCCGACGCTCTCGTTGCTGGAGGCAAGAAGGGCGGCAAGGTGAGCAAGACCGTCTTCCAACCTGGTCAAACCGTACTCGGCGCAGGTGCCGCTGCAGGTGCAGGCCACGAACAAGCCTACCCATACGGATACTTTGGCGGCAAGCACGGAGCAGCTGGACACGCGGCAGCCGACTCTGGCATCGTAATCCAAGGTGGCGCTTACGAAACCATCACCATGTCTGACGACGATTCAGCACAAGACGTCGCTTTCGATTCCAAGGCCGATCAATCGGGCGCAGGACAACGCTTGGCGNNNNNNNNNNNNNNNNNNNNNNNNNNNNNNNNNNNNNNNNNNNNNNNNNNAGTCGTAAAGGCTGGCATGGGATCCGACTACTTGGCTGCAGGCCAAGGCCTCGCCCAAGGCGCTCAAGGCGCCGACGCTCTCGTTGCTGGAGGCAAGAAGGGCGGCAAGGTGAGCAAGACCGTCTTCCAACCTGGTCAAACCGTACTCGGCGCAGGTGCCGCTGCAGGTGCAGGCCACGAACAAGCCTACCCATACGGATACTTTGGCGGCAAGCACGGAGCAGCTGGACACGCGGCAGCCGACTCTGGCATCGTAATCCAAGGTGGCGCTTACGAAACAATCACCATGTCTGACGACGATTCAGCACAAGACGTCGCTTTCGGTTCCAAGGCCGATCAATTGGCCGCAGGACAAGGCTTGGCGCAAGGAGCAGCTGATTCGGACATCTACGTCGGAGACAAGGACTACGGCGGCGATGTGAGCAAGACCATGTTCGTTCCTGGATCCATTGCACTCGGCGCGGGAGCACTCGGAAAGGCAATGGAACAGGGACATCCTTATGGTGGACCCGGACCATACTACGGAGGCGCGGAAGGTTACGGAGCAGCCATGCAGGGCATCGTCATCGATGGCGGCTCATTCATCACTGAAACTTACGACGATGGAGCATCGGACGGAGTCGTAAAGGCTGGCATGGGATCCGACAACTTGGCTGCAGGCCAAGGCCTCGCCCAAGGCGCTCAAGGCGCAGACGCTCTCGTTGCTGGAGGCAAGAAGGGCGGCAAGGTGAGCAAGACCGTCTTCCAACCTGGTCAAACCGTACTCGGCGCAGGTGCCGCTGCAGGTGCAGGCCACGAACAAGCCTACCCATACGGATACTTTGGCGGCAAGCACGGAGCAGCTGGACACGCGGCAGCCGAC contains:
- the LOC101242292 gene encoding uncharacterized protein LOC101242292, translated to MSDDDSAQDVAFGSKADQLAAGQGLAQGAADSDIYVGDKDYGGDVSKTMFVPGSIALGAGALGKAMGQGHPYGGPGPYYGGAEGYGAAKQGIVIDGGSFITETYDDGASDGVVKAGMGSDNLAAGQGLAQGAQGADALVAGGKKGGKMSKTVFQPGQTVLGAGVGAGSAYDHAYPHGYFGGMHGAAGHAAADSGIVIQGGAYETITMSDDDSAQDVAFGSKADQLAAIFGKAASSSKSGLSAKPKASKGGYSKNQFSLGGLTIGAGVIGGGQSMFDGFSPFTGYPGQSMSSGVADTGLLLSGDSFKSLLADDSSSSSDIALRSKSSSGAIERALGGTDNALSFISEASICIDASGRERCFGDSWIDFSDECSSCTCTDVGKISCSVKECPAKPLKKEGFRIVESSKDACCINYMQVPTECDTSSCPYTVPTCQIYEELATYSLDDCCSTYECKCNPSLCPKLGSPPCPVGCVRIVMDSDECCPVGKCVKNVETDLFAGMEKHINMEPQGLLHSIQTEDDKDASVTLSSKIGSAAQGSAASGANSLSALKIITEAAMCIDYQGKERNYGDTWFQHSETCQLCSCADNADVRCETRNCDPYPVAPEGFVIVEEKADECCYNYRVVAAECEVLNCPYKATICEYYEDLVTYPIDECCCTYECKCNTAKCSKLGNPTCPHGTERMVIEDDACCPVGKCVEIKLEMEAQADSNVGYAANAMTHRIEETGGEENGFGLNNYLENNALTHVYGESTQGADALVAGGKVGGKVSKTVFQPGQTVLGAGAAAGAGHEQAYPYGYFGGKHGAAGHAAADSGIVIQGGAYETITMSDDDSAQDVAFGSKADQLAAGQGLAQGAADSDIYVGDKDYGGDVSKTMFVPGSIALGAGALGKAMGQGHPYGGPGPYYGGAEGYGAAKQGIVIDGGSFITETYDDGASDGVVKAGMGSDNLAAGQGLAQGAQGADALVAGGKKGGKVSKTVFQPGQTVLGAGAAAGAGHEQVYPYGYFGGKHGAAGHAAADSGIVIQGGAYETITMSDDDSAQDVAFGSKADQLAAGQGLAQGAADSDIYVGDKDYGGDVSKTMFVPGSIALGAGALGKVMGQGHPYGGPGPYYGGAEGYGAAKQGIVIDGGSFITETYDDGASDGVVKAGMGSDYLAAGQGLAQGAQGADALVAGGKKGGKVSKTVFQPGQTVLGAGAAAGAGHEQAYPYGYFGGKHGAAGHAAADSGIVIQGGAYETITMSDDDSAQDVAFGSKADQLAAGQGLAQGAADSDIYVGDKDYGGDVSKTMFVPGSIALGAGALGKAMGQGHPYGGPGPYYGGAESYGAAKQGIVIDGGSFITETYDDGASDGVVKAGMGSDNLAAGQGLAQGAQGADALVAGGKKGGKVSKTVFQPGQTVLGAGAAAGAGHEQAYPYGYFGGKHGAAGHAAADSGIVIQGGAYETITMSDDDSAQDVAFGSKADQLAAGQGLAQGAADSDIYVGDKDYGGDVSKTMFVPGSIALGAGALGKAMEQGHPYGGPGPYYGGAEGYGAAMQGIVIDGGSFITETYDDGASDGVVKAGMGSDNLAAGQGLAQGAQGADALVAGGKKGGKVSKTVFQPGQTVLGAGAAAGAGHEQAYPYGYFGGKHGAAGHAAADSGIVIQGGAYETITMSDDDSAQDVAFGSKADQLAAGQGLAQG